From a single Sebastes umbrosus isolate fSebUmb1 chromosome 17, fSebUmb1.pri, whole genome shotgun sequence genomic region:
- the ccna1 gene encoding cyclin-A1 isoform X1 — protein MMNFSTNAHCSSRTSKENIPTSSKVEAPQAQRAKQRTAFGVLSENELRGRSLSQGSQFSKHSSITDSSQLAFLGRPSSSCYDVYVEEAREVVLEASGQEVVTDSYYLDSKTAAMQNEDLRLLLELSSSSCQDASMQSEADQSLMSEEVLCVSEYAEEIHLHLRDSEMRSRPRPGFLEKHPEITNGMRVILVDWLVEVVEEYKLRSETLHLAVNYLDRFLSGTAFVKRGKLQLVGTAALMIAAKYEEISPPELNEFVYTTDSTYSKKQLVRMEHVFLRVLAFKMAAPTTNQFLRLFMSVHSVCTSTENLALYVAELSLLEIDPFLRYTPSIVAAGAYCLAIYTVNKSLWPDSLHAFTGYATAEIMPCMTDLHKLYISAESRPQQAIREKYKSSKYCRVSLITAPAVLPFLPYE, from the exons ATG ATGAACTTCAGCACAAATGCCCATTGCAGCAGTCGCACTAGCAAAGAAAACATTCCAACTTCAAGCAAAGTAGAAGCACCACAGGCCCAGCGAGCCAAGCAGCGGACAGCCTTCGGTGTGTTGTCAGAAAACGAGCTACGTGGTCGATCCCTCAGCCAG GGAAGCCAATTTTCCAAACACAGTTCAATCACGGACAGCTCCCAGCTCGCCTTCCTTGGCCGCCCCTCCAGCTCCTGCTATGATGTGTATGTCGAGGAGGCTCGTGAAGTTGTTCTTGAGGCTTCTGGTCAAGAAGTGGTGACAGACAGCTATTACCTAGACAGCAAAACCGCTGCCATGCAAAATGAAGATTTGAGGCTCCTGCTGGAACTGAGTTCAA GTTCATGCCAGGATGCTTCTATGCAGTCTGAAGCAGATCAATCCCTGATGTCAGAGGAGGTGCTGTGTGTTTCCGAGTATGCAGAGGAAATTCACCTCCACTTGAGAGACAGTGAA ATGAGGTCCAGGCCGAGGCCAGGCTTCTTAGAGAAACACCCAGAGATCACCAACGGCATGCGGGTCATCCTGGTGGACTGGCTGGTGGAAGTCGTCGAGGAATACAAGCTGCGTTCTGAAACTCTGCATCTCGCCGTCAACTATTTAGACCGCTTTCTCTCCGGCACGGCATTCGTGAAACGGGGGAAGCTGCAGCTGGTCGGCACGGCTGCGTTGATGATTGCTGC AAAATATGAGGAGATCTCCCCTCCTGAGCTCAACGAGTTTGTGTACACCACCGACAGCACCTACTCCAAGAAGCAGCTGGTCCGGATGGAGCACGTTTTCCTCAGAGTGCTGGCTTTCAAGATGGCAGCCCCCACCACAAACCAGTTCCTTCGCCTTTTCATGTCCGTCCACTCTGTCTGCACAAGCACAGAGAACCTCGCCCTG tATGTAGCAGAGTTAAGCCTGCTGGAAATTGATCCATTCCTACGGTACACCCCATCTATAGTGGCAGCTGGAGCCTACTGCCTAGCCATTTACACTGTAAATAAATCTCTCTGG CCTGATTCCTTACATGCCTTTACCGGTTATGCCACGGCTGAAATTATGCCTTGCATGACTGACCTCCACAAGCTATACATCAGTGCAGAGAGTCGCCCACAACAGGCCATCAGGGAAAAGTATAAGAGTTCAAA GTATTGTCGTGTTTCACTGATCACTGCACCTGCTGTTCTGCCGTTCCTTCCCTATGAATAA
- the ccna1 gene encoding cyclin-A1 isoform X2, producing the protein MNFSTNAHCSSRTSKENIPTSSKVEAPQAQRAKQRTAFGVLSENELRGRSLSQGSQFSKHSSITDSSQLAFLGRPSSSCYDVYVEEAREVVLEASGQEVVTDSYYLDSKTAAMQNEDLRLLLELSSSSCQDASMQSEADQSLMSEEVLCVSEYAEEIHLHLRDSEMRSRPRPGFLEKHPEITNGMRVILVDWLVEVVEEYKLRSETLHLAVNYLDRFLSGTAFVKRGKLQLVGTAALMIAAKYEEISPPELNEFVYTTDSTYSKKQLVRMEHVFLRVLAFKMAAPTTNQFLRLFMSVHSVCTSTENLALYVAELSLLEIDPFLRYTPSIVAAGAYCLAIYTVNKSLWPDSLHAFTGYATAEIMPCMTDLHKLYISAESRPQQAIREKYKSSKYCRVSLITAPAVLPFLPYE; encoded by the exons ATGAACTTCAGCACAAATGCCCATTGCAGCAGTCGCACTAGCAAAGAAAACATTCCAACTTCAAGCAAAGTAGAAGCACCACAGGCCCAGCGAGCCAAGCAGCGGACAGCCTTCGGTGTGTTGTCAGAAAACGAGCTACGTGGTCGATCCCTCAGCCAG GGAAGCCAATTTTCCAAACACAGTTCAATCACGGACAGCTCCCAGCTCGCCTTCCTTGGCCGCCCCTCCAGCTCCTGCTATGATGTGTATGTCGAGGAGGCTCGTGAAGTTGTTCTTGAGGCTTCTGGTCAAGAAGTGGTGACAGACAGCTATTACCTAGACAGCAAAACCGCTGCCATGCAAAATGAAGATTTGAGGCTCCTGCTGGAACTGAGTTCAA GTTCATGCCAGGATGCTTCTATGCAGTCTGAAGCAGATCAATCCCTGATGTCAGAGGAGGTGCTGTGTGTTTCCGAGTATGCAGAGGAAATTCACCTCCACTTGAGAGACAGTGAA ATGAGGTCCAGGCCGAGGCCAGGCTTCTTAGAGAAACACCCAGAGATCACCAACGGCATGCGGGTCATCCTGGTGGACTGGCTGGTGGAAGTCGTCGAGGAATACAAGCTGCGTTCTGAAACTCTGCATCTCGCCGTCAACTATTTAGACCGCTTTCTCTCCGGCACGGCATTCGTGAAACGGGGGAAGCTGCAGCTGGTCGGCACGGCTGCGTTGATGATTGCTGC AAAATATGAGGAGATCTCCCCTCCTGAGCTCAACGAGTTTGTGTACACCACCGACAGCACCTACTCCAAGAAGCAGCTGGTCCGGATGGAGCACGTTTTCCTCAGAGTGCTGGCTTTCAAGATGGCAGCCCCCACCACAAACCAGTTCCTTCGCCTTTTCATGTCCGTCCACTCTGTCTGCACAAGCACAGAGAACCTCGCCCTG tATGTAGCAGAGTTAAGCCTGCTGGAAATTGATCCATTCCTACGGTACACCCCATCTATAGTGGCAGCTGGAGCCTACTGCCTAGCCATTTACACTGTAAATAAATCTCTCTGG CCTGATTCCTTACATGCCTTTACCGGTTATGCCACGGCTGAAATTATGCCTTGCATGACTGACCTCCACAAGCTATACATCAGTGCAGAGAGTCGCCCACAACAGGCCATCAGGGAAAAGTATAAGAGTTCAAA GTATTGTCGTGTTTCACTGATCACTGCACCTGCTGTTCTGCCGTTCCTTCCCTATGAATAA